The stretch of DNA TGCGCGCCCAGTACGCGCTGCGCGAGAAGCAGCTCGCCAAGGCGTACGAGAACGCCCGCAAGGCCCCGGGTCTGACCGGTGAGGCCCTCGTCGAGGACCTCGAGACCCGTCTGGACGCCCTCGTGCTCCGTGCCGGCTTCGCCCGCACCATCCTGCAGGCGCGCCAGGTGGTCACCCACCGTCACGTGCTGGTCGACGGCAAGATCGTCGACCGTCCGTCGTTCCGCGTGCAGGAGGGCCAGACCCTCCAGATCAAGCCGAAGAGCCAGGCGACCACGCCGTTCCAGATCGCCGCCGCCGGCGCCCACCGCGACGTGCTGCCGACCCTGCCGGGCTACCTGGACGTGCAGCTGGAGAAGCTGTCGGCCGTGCTGGTGCGCCGCCCCAAGCGCGCCGAGGTCCCCGTGACCTGCGAGGTCCAGCTGGTCGTCGAGTACTACGCCCGCTGACGTACCCGTCGGGCGACGAGCCCGACACCTGCGCGAGAGCCCCGCACCGGTCCGGTCGCGGGGCTCTCGCGCACCCGGCCCCGGTCGGCCACGGCGCGGGGCCTGCGCGGGCGCGCCGGTAGGGTGGTGCGCTGGTGCGGCCGGAGCGCCGCACCGTTCCGCGGTGCCGCGTCGGGCGGCACCCGGCGTACGGACGACAGGACGGAGCGACCCATGTCCGGTGGCGACATCGCAGGCCTCATCGCCGCGGTGGCCTTCGTCGCGCTGGTCGGCTTCCTGGCGCTGCCGCTGGTGAAGCTCGGCCGGACGTTCGACTCCGCGACACGGGCGCTGACCGAGCTGACCGACCACACCGTCCCGGTCATCGACGAGGCCGCCAAGGCGGTGGCGAGCGGGAACCTCCAGCTCGAGAAGGTCGA from Cellulomonas sp. NTE-D12 encodes:
- the rpsD gene encoding 30S ribosomal protein S4; the encoded protein is MTNVTRSRRQVRLSRALGLALTPKAVKHFEKRPYPPGEHGRARRRTESDYAVRLREKQRLRAQYALREKQLAKAYENARKAPGLTGEALVEDLETRLDALVLRAGFARTILQARQVVTHRHVLVDGKIVDRPSFRVQEGQTLQIKPKSQATTPFQIAAAGAHRDVLPTLPGYLDVQLEKLSAVLVRRPKRAEVPVTCEVQLVVEYYAR
- a CDS encoding DUF948 domain-containing protein encodes the protein MSGGDIAGLIAAVAFVALVGFLALPLVKLGRTFDSATRALTELTDHTVPVIDEAAKAVASGNLQLEKVDAVTSAAASVSENVSALTALMTATVGGPLIKVAAFSHAVRRALAGVRRGSR